In Synechocystis sp. PCC 6714, the following are encoded in one genomic region:
- a CDS encoding DUF1818 family protein: MKIRTIQEGEGWRWGFDPNASDFPFLIGSEDWAVELTGAEFADFHRLSRELAQTVTAIAGELMEEEKICCELSSELIWLEIEGYAHAYGLRFILQQGRKVEGGWPAEMVPGLLSSLQTHS, encoded by the coding sequence GTGAAAATTAGAACAATTCAGGAAGGTGAGGGTTGGCGCTGGGGCTTTGATCCCAATGCTTCCGATTTTCCCTTTTTAATTGGTTCCGAAGATTGGGCGGTGGAGTTGACTGGGGCCGAGTTTGCCGATTTCCATCGCTTGAGCAGGGAGTTGGCCCAGACTGTAACGGCGATCGCCGGGGAGTTGATGGAGGAGGAAAAAATTTGCTGTGAATTGAGCAGTGAGCTAATTTGGCTAGAAATTGAGGGCTATGCCCACGCCTATGGGTTGAGATTTATTCTGCAACAGGGGCGCAAAGTAGAGGGCGGTTGGCCGGCGGAAATGGTACCAGGCTTGTTAAGCAGTTTGCAAACCCATAGCTAA
- a CDS encoding amino acid ABC transporter substrate-binding protein, translating into MKKFACLALSILLSGAVGLPSWAGEVLDRIQQTGVINAGTRKDAVPFAYVDEKGQWVGFSLDILELIRQETEARLGKPIKLNVVQATADDRFDLITNQTIDLECASSTFTWNRTETVDFSVSYFADGTKIITAADSDLESADSLAGRAIGVIPDTTNEKAIRNFQPGASLVFVKDQADGMAKLETGEIEAFAGDGIVLAGLRKTSSNPQQWKVAPSFPYQYEAYACLLPKDDSDWRNLVNYSLIKYMEGVISDQTTAVEIYERWFDEETGVAPYPRETINDYYQGIVDSFEWIPIISY; encoded by the coding sequence ATGAAAAAATTTGCCTGTTTAGCTTTGTCCATATTACTCAGTGGAGCTGTGGGTTTGCCCAGTTGGGCTGGGGAGGTATTGGACCGCATTCAACAAACGGGGGTCATCAATGCCGGCACTAGGAAAGATGCGGTGCCCTTTGCCTATGTCGATGAAAAGGGGCAATGGGTGGGGTTTTCCCTCGATATTTTGGAGTTAATTCGCCAGGAAACGGAAGCTCGACTGGGTAAACCGATCAAGTTAAATGTGGTGCAAGCCACCGCCGATGACCGCTTTGATCTGATCACCAATCAAACCATTGACTTGGAATGTGCCTCTTCCACCTTCACCTGGAATAGAACGGAAACGGTGGATTTTTCAGTGAGTTACTTTGCTGATGGGACTAAAATTATCACCGCAGCAGATAGTGATTTAGAATCCGCAGATTCTTTGGCCGGTCGGGCGATCGGCGTTATTCCCGACACCACTAACGAAAAGGCTATTCGCAATTTTCAACCCGGGGCTAGTCTGGTATTTGTCAAAGACCAAGCCGATGGTATGGCCAAGCTTGAAACCGGAGAAATCGAAGCCTTTGCCGGGGATGGTATTGTACTAGCCGGATTACGAAAAACTTCTAGCAACCCCCAACAGTGGAAAGTGGCACCCAGTTTTCCTTACCAATACGAAGCCTATGCTTGCCTATTGCCCAAAGATGATTCTGACTGGCGCAATTTGGTCAACTACAGTCTGATCAAATATATGGAAGGGGTAATCAGCGATCAGACCACGGCGGTGGAAATTTACGAACGCTGGTTTGATGAGGAAACCGGTGTGGCGCCCTATCCTCGGGAAACTATTAACGATTATTACCAAGGTATTGTGGACAGTTTTGAGTGGATTCCTATCATTAGTTATTAG
- a CDS encoding TrkA family potassium uptake protein, giving the protein MKTSHFLSLIRQEKRQFAVIGLGRFGRAVCETLHVNGYEVLGIDQDPKLVAEVLADRVVGNAISLDSTDDTALREAGIFEIETVIVAIGNYLKESIITCLNLKEGGVKSVVAKVSSDTHEKILKRLGVDLIIFPEHKAGQDLAYTLTTPAIVDRFKLDPNNSIVEILVPEEFCDKTLAELQLRKNHGVSVLAVGYEEKFKINPPPQERLERGMILVLLGSNEDISRLV; this is encoded by the coding sequence ATGAAAACTAGTCATTTTCTCAGTTTAATTCGCCAGGAAAAACGACAATTTGCGGTGATTGGCCTGGGTCGATTTGGTCGGGCAGTGTGCGAGACTCTCCACGTCAATGGCTATGAGGTGTTGGGCATTGACCAGGATCCCAAACTGGTGGCGGAAGTATTGGCCGATCGGGTGGTGGGTAACGCCATCAGTCTCGATTCCACCGATGACACGGCCCTGCGGGAAGCTGGCATTTTTGAAATTGAAACGGTAATTGTGGCGATCGGTAATTACCTCAAAGAAAGCATCATTACCTGTCTCAATCTCAAGGAAGGGGGAGTAAAGTCCGTTGTTGCCAAAGTTTCCTCCGACACCCACGAAAAAATTCTTAAGCGCCTTGGGGTTGATCTAATTATCTTTCCCGAGCATAAAGCCGGCCAGGATTTGGCCTATACCCTCACCACCCCGGCGATCGTTGACCGCTTCAAACTAGACCCCAACAACAGCATTGTGGAAATTCTCGTCCCGGAAGAGTTTTGCGATAAGACCCTAGCGGAATTACAATTGCGGAAAAACCATGGGGTTAGTGTTTTAGCAGTGGGTTACGAAGAAAAATTTAAAATCAATCCCCCTCCCCAGGAGCGATTAGAACGGGGCATGATTCTGGTCCTCTTAGGTTCCAACGAAGATATCAGTCGTCTAGTCTAA
- the argF gene encoding ornithine carbamoyltransferase: MGIKALAGRDLLAIADLTIEEMKSLLQLAADLKSGVLKPRCQKILGLLFYKASTRTRVSFTAAMYQLGGQVLDLNPSVTQVGRGEPIQDTARVLDRYIDILAVRTFKQADLQTFADHAKMPIINALSDLEHPCQILADLQTIKECFGKLEGLTVTYLGDGNNVAHSLILGGVMMGMTVRVATPKNYEPLAEIIEQAQQIAAPRGKVELTDDPKAAAQGSHILYTDVWASMGQEDLANSRIPIFQPYQINQELLALADPEAIVLHCLPAHRGEEITDAVMEGPQSRLWDQAENRMHAQKALMVALLGLV; this comes from the coding sequence ATGGGCATTAAGGCGTTGGCGGGCAGGGATCTATTGGCGATCGCCGATTTGACCATCGAGGAAATGAAATCACTCTTGCAATTGGCGGCGGATCTCAAGTCCGGTGTGCTCAAGCCCCGTTGTCAAAAAATCCTCGGTTTATTGTTTTATAAAGCCTCCACCCGCACCAGGGTTTCTTTCACCGCTGCCATGTACCAACTGGGAGGGCAAGTGTTGGATTTAAATCCCAGCGTTACCCAGGTGGGTCGGGGGGAACCCATTCAGGACACCGCTAGGGTACTAGACCGCTACATTGACATCTTGGCGGTGCGGACTTTCAAACAGGCGGATCTGCAAACCTTTGCCGACCATGCCAAAATGCCCATCATTAATGCTCTGAGCGACCTGGAGCACCCCTGTCAAATTTTGGCAGATTTACAAACCATCAAAGAGTGCTTTGGTAAGTTGGAAGGGTTAACAGTTACCTACCTGGGAGACGGTAACAATGTGGCCCATTCCCTAATCCTAGGGGGAGTGATGATGGGGATGACAGTGCGGGTGGCTACCCCCAAGAACTATGAACCCTTGGCAGAAATTATTGAACAGGCCCAACAAATTGCCGCCCCAAGGGGGAAAGTGGAACTGACCGATGACCCTAAAGCCGCCGCCCAGGGGAGTCATATTCTTTACACCGATGTCTGGGCTAGCATGGGGCAAGAAGATTTGGCCAACAGCCGTATCCCTATTTTTCAGCCCTATCAGATTAACCAAGAACTCTTAGCCCTGGCGGATCCTGAGGCCATTGTCCTCCACTGTTTGCCGGCCCACCGAGGGGAAGAAATCACTGATGCTGTGATGGAAGGGCCCCAATCTCGACTCTGGGACCAAGCAGAAAATCGCATGCACGCCCAAAAGGCTTTGATGGTAGCCCTGCTGGGCTTGGTATAA
- the purE gene encoding 5-(carboxyamino)imidazole ribonucleotide mutase, with amino-acid sequence MTSPSPLVGIIMGSDSDLPTMAAAIAICEEFAVATEVAIISAHRTPGKMVEYAQTAHQRGLKVIIAGAGGAAHLPGMVAALTPLPVIGVPVQTKTLQGVDSLYSIVQMPGGIPVATVAIGNAKNAGLLAVQMLASHDPALLEKVQQYRQSLETMVLDKQKQLESLGYRAYLDQQNQ; translated from the coding sequence ATGACTTCCCCCTCTCCCCTGGTCGGTATCATCATGGGAAGCGATTCCGATCTCCCCACCATGGCAGCGGCGATCGCCATTTGTGAAGAATTTGCCGTGGCAACGGAAGTGGCCATTATTTCTGCCCATCGTACCCCGGGAAAAATGGTGGAATACGCCCAAACGGCCCACCAGCGGGGCTTAAAGGTAATCATTGCCGGGGCGGGGGGAGCGGCCCATCTGCCGGGGATGGTGGCGGCCCTGACCCCTCTGCCGGTGATCGGTGTGCCAGTGCAGACTAAAACCCTACAGGGGGTAGATTCCCTCTATTCCATTGTGCAAATGCCGGGGGGCATTCCGGTGGCCACGGTGGCGATCGGCAATGCTAAAAATGCGGGGCTCCTGGCGGTGCAGATGCTAGCCAGCCATGATCCAGCTTTGCTAGAAAAAGTACAGCAATATCGCCAAAGTTTAGAAACCATGGTTTTGGATAAACAAAAGCAGTTGGAGAGCCTGGGTTACAGGGCTTATCTGGATCAGCAAAATCAGTGA
- a CDS encoding single-stranded DNA-binding protein has protein sequence MSINSIHLVGRAGRDPEVKYFESGNVVCNFTLAVNRRTSKKDEPPDWFDLEIWGKTAEIAGNYVKKGSLIGIQGSLKFDHWEDRNSGTPRSKPVIRVNNLDLLGSKRDNVEGTMNNYPDEF, from the coding sequence ATGTCAATCAACAGTATCCATCTAGTGGGGCGGGCCGGCCGCGACCCGGAAGTGAAATATTTTGAGTCTGGTAATGTGGTGTGCAATTTCACCCTAGCGGTGAACCGACGTACAAGCAAGAAGGATGAACCCCCCGATTGGTTTGACTTGGAAATTTGGGGTAAAACCGCTGAAATAGCCGGTAACTACGTCAAAAAAGGTAGTTTGATTGGTATCCAAGGATCGTTAAAATTTGACCATTGGGAAGACCGTAACTCCGGTACCCCCCGTTCTAAACCAGTGATTCGGGTCAATAATTTGGATTTACTCGGCTCGAAGCGGGATAACGTCGAAGGCACCATGAACAATTACCCCGACGAATTCTAG
- a CDS encoding 4-hydroxybenzoate solanesyltransferase codes for MIAQTPSSQPIWLTIIYLLRWHKPAGRLILMIPALWAVCLAAEGLPPLPLLGIIALGTLATSGLGCVVNDLWDRDIDPRVERTKERPLAARTLSVQVGIGVALVALLCAAGLAFYLTPLSFWLCVAAVPVILAYPGAKRVFPVPQLVLSLAWGFAVLISWSAVTGNLTNAAWVLWGATVFWTLGFDTVYAMADREDDRRIGVNSSALFFGKYVGEAVGIFFALTIGCLFYLGMILGLNPLYWLSLAIAIIGWVIQYIQLSVPTPEPRLYGQIFGQNVVIGFILLVGMLLGWL; via the coding sequence ATGATTGCCCAAACCCCTTCTTCTCAGCCCATTTGGTTGACGATCATTTATTTGTTGCGGTGGCATAAACCTGCTGGCCGATTGATTTTGATGATTCCGGCCCTGTGGGCAGTGTGTTTGGCCGCAGAAGGTTTACCCCCCCTGCCTCTGCTGGGCATCATTGCTTTGGGAACTCTAGCCACCAGTGGTTTGGGCTGTGTGGTCAATGACCTTTGGGACCGGGACATTGACCCCCGAGTGGAGCGCACCAAAGAACGTCCCCTAGCGGCTAGAACCCTTTCCGTACAGGTGGGCATTGGGGTGGCATTAGTGGCCCTACTGTGTGCGGCGGGGCTAGCTTTTTACCTTACTCCCCTTAGTTTTTGGCTCTGTGTGGCGGCAGTGCCGGTTATTCTGGCTTACCCTGGGGCAAAAAGAGTTTTTCCCGTGCCCCAATTGGTCCTTTCCCTGGCGTGGGGCTTTGCGGTGCTAATTAGTTGGAGTGCAGTCACAGGGAATTTAACCAATGCTGCCTGGGTGCTTTGGGGGGCCACCGTGTTTTGGACCCTCGGCTTTGACACTGTCTATGCCATGGCGGATCGGGAGGACGATCGCCGCATTGGGGTTAATTCCAGCGCCCTATTTTTCGGTAAATACGTTGGGGAAGCGGTGGGGATCTTTTTTGCCCTCACCATCGGTTGCTTATTTTACTTAGGTATGATTCTGGGGCTCAATCCCCTCTATTGGCTCAGTTTGGCGATCGCCATCATCGGCTGGGTGATCCAATACATTCAGCTCAGTGTTCCCACACCAGAGCCCAGATTATATGGACAAATTTTCGGGCAAAATGTCGTTATCGGCTTTATTTTGTTAGTCGGGATGTTGTTGGGCTGGCTTTGA
- a CDS encoding glycosyltransferase family 2 protein, producing MFFSVVIPTYNRLPILEKCLRALEKQVFNQDSIAGYEIVVVDDGSTDGTVAWLEAHRAEFPHLRQLTQDHQGPAAARNLGVTEAQGDTIIFIDSDLVVTEVFLQAHAEGLQRGKEQHNSDRVFTYGAVVNTCNFEAPESEPYKLTDYSAAFFATGNVAIAKKWLLEAGLFDMGFQLYGWEDLELGVRLKNLGLKLVKCPRAVGYHWHPPFSLQQIPKLIDQEVQRGRMGVLFYQKHPTWEVRLMIQMTRLHWLMWGLLSLGGRLNEKTMAPLLQWLIDHGRPQLALEIARIFLNWYNVQGVYAAFAESQASS from the coding sequence ATGTTTTTCAGTGTTGTCATTCCCACCTATAACCGTTTGCCGATCCTGGAAAAATGTCTGCGGGCCCTGGAAAAACAGGTTTTTAACCAAGATTCAATCGCTGGTTATGAAATAGTGGTGGTGGACGATGGCTCCACCGATGGCACCGTAGCCTGGCTAGAAGCCCATCGAGCAGAATTTCCCCATCTGCGGCAATTAACCCAAGACCACCAAGGCCCCGCCGCCGCCCGGAACCTAGGGGTAACCGAAGCCCAGGGGGACACGATTATTTTCATTGACAGCGACCTAGTGGTGACGGAGGTATTTCTCCAGGCCCATGCCGAAGGTTTGCAACGGGGCAAGGAACAACACAATTCTGACCGGGTTTTTACCTATGGCGCTGTGGTCAACACTTGCAATTTTGAGGCGCCGGAATCGGAACCCTATAAACTGACCGACTATTCCGCCGCTTTCTTTGCCACTGGCAACGTGGCGATCGCCAAGAAATGGTTGTTGGAGGCGGGGCTGTTCGATATGGGTTTTCAACTGTATGGTTGGGAAGACCTGGAATTGGGGGTCCGGCTAAAAAATCTGGGCTTGAAACTGGTTAAATGCCCCCGAGCAGTGGGCTATCACTGGCATCCCCCCTTCAGTCTGCAACAAATCCCCAAATTAATTGACCAGGAAGTGCAAAGGGGAAGGATGGGAGTGTTGTTTTACCAGAAACATCCCACCTGGGAAGTGAGGCTAATGATCCAAATGACCAGACTCCATTGGCTAATGTGGGGCCTACTATCCTTGGGAGGCCGCCTAAACGAAAAAACCATGGCTCCCCTCCTCCAGTGGCTCATTGACCATGGACGCCCCCAACTAGCCCTAGAAATTGCCCGCATTTTCCTCAATTGGTATAACGTCCAGGGGGTTTATGCCGCCTTTGCGGAAAGCCAAGCTTCCAGCTAA